A region of Oncorhynchus masou masou isolate Uvic2021 chromosome 29, UVic_Omas_1.1, whole genome shotgun sequence DNA encodes the following proteins:
- the LOC135518883 gene encoding putative per-hexamer repeat protein 5 has product MANSVGMTRCLSITGTGSPRDHTVCAAKPSITGTGSPRDHTVCAAKPSITGTGSPRDNTVCAAKPSITGTGSPRDHTVCAAKPSITGTGSPRDHTVCAAKPSITGTGSPRDHTVCAVKPSITGTGSPRDHTVCAVKPSVTGTGSPRDHTVCAVKPSVTGTGSPRDHTVCAVKPSVTGTGRPRDNTVCAAKPSVTGTGSPRDHTVCAAKPSITGTGSPMDHTVCAAKPSITETGSPRDHTVCAAKPSITGTGSPRDHTVCAAKTSITGTGRPRDHTVCVAKPSITGTGSPRDHTGCAAKPSITGTGSPRDHTVCAAKPSITGTRSPRDHTVCAAKPSITGTGSPRDHTVCAVKPSITGTGSPRDHTVCAVKPSVTGTGRPRDNTVCAAKPSVTGTGSPRDHTVCAAKPSITGTGSPRDHTVCAVKPSVTGTGSPRDHTVCAVKPSVTGTGSPRDHTVCAVKPSVTGTGRPRDNTVCAAKPSVTGTGSPRDHTVCAVKPSITGTGSPSDHTVCAAKPSITGTGSPRDHTVCAAKPSITGTGSPRDHTVCAAKPSITGTGSPRDHTVCAAKPSITGTGSPRDNTVCAVKPSITGTGSPRDHTVCAAKPSITGTGRPRDHTVCAVKPSITGTGSPRDHTVCAVKPSITGTGSPRDHTVCAAKPCITGTGSPRDHTVCAAKPSITGTGSPRDHTVCAAKPSITGTGSPRDHTVCAVKPSITGTGSPMDHTVCAAKPSITGTGSPRDHTVCAAKPSITGTGSPRDHTVCAAKPSITGTGSPRDHTVCAAKPSITGTGSPRDNTVCAGPSNILR; this is encoded by the exons ATGGCAAATTCAGTGGGGATGACTCGTTG CCTAAGCATCACTGGGACCGGAAGCCCAAGGGACCACACTGTCTGTGCTGCTAAGCCTAGCATCACTGGGACCGGAAGCCCAAGGGACCACACTGTCTGTGCTGCTAAGCCTAGCATCACTGGGACCGGAAGCCCAAGGGACAACACTGTCTGTGCTGCTAAGCCTAGCATCACTGGGACCGGAAGCCCAAGGGACCACACTGTCTGTGCTGCTAAGCCTAGCATCACTGGGACCGGAAGCCCAAGGGACCACACTGTCTGTGCTGCTAAGCCTAGCATCACTGGGACCGGAAGCCCAAGGGACCACACTGTCTGTGCTGTTAAGCCTAGCATCACTGGGACCGGAAGCCCAAGGGACCACACTGTCTGTGCTGTTAAGCCTAGCGTCACTGGGACAGGAAGCCCAAGGGACCACACTGTCTGTGCTGTTAAGCCTAGCGTCACTGGGACAGGAAGCCCAAGGGACCACACTGTCTGTGCTGTTAAGCCTAGCGTCACTGGGACAGGAAGACCAAGGGACAACACTGTCTGTGCTGCTAAGCCTAGCGTCACTGGGACAGGAAGCCCAAGGGACCACACTGTCTGTGCTGCTAAGCCTAGCATCACTGGGACCGGAAGCCCAATGGACCACACTGTCTGTGCTGCTAAGCCTAGCATCACTGAGACAGGAAGCCCAAGGGACCACACTGTCTGTGCTGCTAAGCCTAGCATCACTGGGACCGGAAGCCCAAGGGACCACACTGTCTGTGCTGCTAAGACTAGCATCACTGGGACCGGAAGACCAAgggaccacactgtctgtgttgcTAAGCCTAGCATCACTGGGACCGGAAGCCCCAGGGACCACACTGGCTGTGCTGCTAAGCCTAGTATCACTGGGACCGGAAGCCCAAGGGACCACACTGTCTGTGCTGCTAAGCCTAGCATCACTGGGACCAGAAGCCCAAGGGACCACACTGTCTGTGCTGCTAAGCCTAGCATCACTGGGACCGGAAGCCCAAGGGACCACACTGTCTGTGCTGTTAAGCCTAGCATCACTGGGACCGGAAGCCCAAGGGACCACACTGTCTGTGCTGTTAAGCCTAGCGTCACTGGGACAGGAAGACCAAGGGACAACACTGTCTGTGCTGCTAAGCCTAGCGTCACTGGGACAGGAAGCCCAAGGGACCACACTGTCTGTGCTGCTAAGCCTAGCATCACTGGGACCGGAAGCCCAAGGGACCACACTGTCTGTGCTGTTAAGCCTAGCGTCACTGGGACAGGAAGCCCAAGGGACCACACTGTCTGTGCTGTTAAGCCTAGCGTCACTGGGACAGGAAGCCCAAGGGACCACACTGTCTGTGCTGTTAAGCCTAGCGTCACTGGGACAGGAAGACCAAGGGACAACACTGTCTGTGCTGCTAAGCCTAGCGTCACTGGGACAGGAAGCCCAAGGGACCACACTGTCTGTGCTGTTAAGCCTAGCATCACTGGGACCGGAAGCCCAAGTGACCACACTGTCTGTGCTGCTAAGCCTAGCATCACTGGGACAGGAAGCCCAAGGGACCACACTGTCTGTGCTGCTAAGCCTAGCATCACTGGGACCGGAAGCCCAAGGGACCACACTGTCTGTGCTGCTAAGCCTAGCATCACTGGGACCGGAAGCCCAAGGGACCACACTGTCTGTGCTGCTAAGCCTAGCATCACTGGGACAGGAAGCCCAAGGGACAACACTGTCTGTGCTGTTAAGCCTAGCATCACTGGGACCGGAAGCCCAAGGGACCACACTGTCTGTGCTGCTAAGCCTAGCATCACTGGGACTGGAAGACCAAGGGACCACACTGTCTGTGCTGTTAAGCCTAGCATCACTGGGACCGGAAGCCCAAGGGACCACACTGTCTGTGCTGTTAAGCCTAGCATCACTGGGACCGGAAGCCCAAGGGACCACACTGTCTGTGCTGCTAAGCCTTGCATCACTGGGACAGGAAGCCCAAGGGACCACACTGTCTGTGCTGCTAAGCCTAGCATCACTGGGACAGGAAGCCCAAGGGACCACACTGTCTGTGCTGCTAAGCCTAGCATCACTGGGACCGGAAGCCCAAGGGACCACACTGTCTGTGCTGTTAAGCCTAGCATCACTGGGACCGGAAGCCCAATGGACCACACTGTCTGTGCTGCTAAGCCTAGCATCACTGGGACAGGAAGCCCAAGGGACCACACTGTCTGTGCTGCTAAGCCTAGCATCACTGGGACCGGAAGCCCAAGGGACCACACTGTCTGTGCTGCTAAACCTAGCATCACTGGGACCGGAAGCCCAAGGGACCACACTGTCTGTGCTGCTAAGCCTAGCATCACTGGGACCGGAAGCCCAAGGGACAACACTGTCTGTGCTGGGCCCAGTAACATCCTACGGTAA